Proteins from one Impatiens glandulifera chromosome 2, dImpGla2.1, whole genome shotgun sequence genomic window:
- the LOC124924940 gene encoding B3 domain-containing protein Os01g0723500-like: MKNGDDHFSFFNIILPGQTKFDTMRLPQRFTKKFAKNLPQDATLRGPYGKICPVKLRKDCEGYLRIVDGWELFYEDCRFEGGEFTVFTYDGNSHFEVRVFEMSGIERMGQFHGECSNNIKNNKVQKIDDAVMLEKAGIKPPYLVKRLMSYHCVKVFVLNFSNCSATEHLPSKRATVVLLNKEGRSWDVTYIPKKNQSTFSRGWVHFVNDNGLKEGDLCVFEILSQYEIRVHVFP; encoded by the exons ATGAAGAATGGAGATGATCATTTCAGCTTCTTCAACATCATTCTACCTGGCCAAACAAAGTTTGATACAATG AGACTCCCACAACGCTTCACCAAAAAATTTGCAAAAAACTTGCCCCAAGATGCAACCCTTAGAGGTCCTTATGGCAAGATTTGTCCCGTGAAACTGAGGAAAGATTGCGAGGGTTATTTAAGGATTGTAGATGGGTGGGAACTGTTTTACGAAGACTGCCGCTTTGAAGGTGGGGAATTCACGGTCTTCACTTACGATGGAAACTCGCACTTCGAGGTGCGAGTGTTCGAAATGAGTGGAATAGAGAGAATGGGGCAATTTCATGGAGAATGTTCTAACAATATTAAGAATAACAAAGTACAAAAGATTGATGATGCTGTGATGTTGGAGAAAGCTGGAATCAAACCCCCTTATCTTGTAAAACGTTTGATGAGCTACCATTGCGTCAAAGTCTTCGTTCTG AATTTTTCCAATTGCTCAGCCACGGAACATTTACCTAGCAAAAGAGCAACCGTAGTTCTACTAAATAAGGAGGGAAGATCATGGGATGTGACCTATATTCCAAAGAAGAACCAATCAACCTTCTCCCGAGGTTGGGTCCATTTCGTGAATGACAACGGTCTCAAGGAGGGTGATTTGTGCGTATTCGAGATTCTCTCACAGTATGAAATTCGGGTCCATGTGTTtccttaa